The Macrobrachium nipponense isolate FS-2020 chromosome 1, ASM1510439v2, whole genome shotgun sequence genome includes a window with the following:
- the LOC135219957 gene encoding uncharacterized protein LOC135219957 — translation MAIVSILPLVLAASSAFLASGVSATAVDESVCIVVQCIRAPCPPIPRVIEEIPGCRNFCDIPGQPGEYFCCDEDRGPGSRQGTCPKTNILPDETSVLCYEPKTILCQSDRNCGPGQKCCYTANTQHRICRKVAYGVN, via the exons ATGGCCATCGTTTCCATCCTTCCGTTGGTTTTGGCGGCGTCCTCGGCATTCCTTGCAAGTGGCGTCTCTGCCACTGCGGTAGATGAGTCCGTCTGCATTGTCGTCCAGTGCATTAGAGCTCCGTGTCCTCCCATACCTCGAGTTATCGAAGAGATTCCAGGGTGCCGCAACTTCTGCGACATACCTGGGCAACCTGGAGAGTACTTCTGCTGCGACGAGGATCGAGGTCCAG GAAGTCGACAAGGAACTTGCCCAAAAACAAACATCCTACCAGACGAAACCTCTGTGCTATGCTATGAACCAAAGACAATCTTATGCCAAAGTGACCGTAACTGTGGGCCTGGCCAGAAATGCTGTTACACAGCCAATACGCAACATCGCATCTGTCGCAAAGTGGCCTATGGTGTCAACTGA